From Candidatus Auribacterota bacterium, the proteins below share one genomic window:
- a CDS encoding glycosyltransferase family 2 protein, which translates to MKLVIQIPCYNEEPYLERTLRDIPRNIPGIDEMEFVVVDDGSTDRTAEVARRAGVQHLVRFRNRKGLAQAFMAGLDASLKAGADIIVNTDADNQYCGADIPQLITPILNGEADMVIGDRTIEKLQHVSPLKRSLQRWGSWAVRRISGTDIPDCTSGFRAYNREAALRINIVSQFTYTLEAIIQGGKKNIAIAHVPVRTNKETRESRLFSSPWEYVKRSLSTMVRIYTMYEAFKVFLFIGTVGLLLGGLLSLRFLCFYFTSGGQGHLQSLIFAAIFMIIGFQVLLIGLVADIISSNRRLIEDALYRIRKMELKDSQKPKV; encoded by the coding sequence ATGAAGCTCGTCATCCAGATTCCGTGCTACAACGAGGAGCCCTATCTCGAGAGGACGCTCCGCGACATCCCCCGGAATATCCCGGGCATCGATGAGATGGAATTTGTCGTGGTGGACGACGGGTCCACCGATCGGACCGCCGAGGTGGCGCGGCGCGCGGGCGTCCAGCACCTCGTGCGCTTCAGGAACCGGAAGGGCCTGGCACAGGCGTTCATGGCAGGGCTGGACGCATCGCTCAAGGCGGGGGCCGACATCATCGTCAACACCGACGCCGACAACCAGTACTGCGGCGCTGACATCCCCCAGCTCATCACGCCGATTCTCAATGGAGAGGCCGATATGGTCATCGGCGACCGCACCATCGAGAAGCTCCAGCACGTATCCCCCCTGAAGCGGTCTTTGCAGCGGTGGGGGAGCTGGGCGGTGCGGCGCATCTCTGGGACCGATATCCCCGACTGCACGAGCGGCTTCCGCGCCTACAACCGTGAGGCGGCGCTGCGCATCAACATCGTCTCACAGTTCACCTACACGCTCGAGGCAATCATCCAGGGGGGCAAGAAGAACATCGCCATCGCGCACGTGCCGGTGCGCACAAACAAGGAGACGAGGGAGTCCCGACTCTTCTCGAGCCCCTGGGAGTATGTCAAGAGATCCCTGAGCACGATGGTCCGTATCTACACCATGTACGAGGCCTTCAAGGTATTCCTCTTCATCGGCACCGTGGGGCTGCTCCTGGGGGGGCTCCTCTCCCTGCGGTTTCTCTGCTTCTATTTCACCTCAGGAGGCCAGGGCCACCTCCAATCGCTCATTTTCGCGGCGATCTTCATGATTATCGGCTTCCAGGTTCTGCTCATCGGCCTCGTCGCAGACATCATCTCTTCCAATCGGCGCCTCATCGAGGATGCGCTCTACCGCATCCGGAAGATGGAGCTGAAAGACAGCCAAAAACCGAAAGTTTAA
- a CDS encoding MFS transporter: MPAPIEYLSTERSHEGKKRRPWIYVPTTYFAEGVPYVIVNIVTVVMYKTMGLPNRLIGLTSLLYLPWVIKMFWGPLVDMRLTKRRWIIGTQLTMALCFIATALVIQTDLFFPLSLLLFSLIAFTSATHDIATDGFYMLSLSRDDQALYAGVRSTFYRLAMIFASGGLVVLAGAIERRTDLIRRGWTTALGVAGIIFLCLAFFHRFYLPFPHLDAGRARPLRSPSRPGNSDFLHVFKSYFSQSMIIPIVAFILLYRLGEAMLVKMAQPFFLDPVAKGGLGLATETVGALYGTVGTGFLLAGGILGGWLISRFGFKRCIWPMALALNLPDLSYVYLAWARPSLVTTYALVAAEQFGYGLGFTAFTIFLMYIAREPFKTSHYAISTGLMAFGMMIPGALSGYIQERLGYLTFFCLVCLLTIPGMIMICFIPKDNV; this comes from the coding sequence ATGCCCGCGCCGATAGAGTATCTTTCAACCGAACGCTCCCACGAGGGGAAGAAGCGCCGCCCCTGGATATACGTTCCCACCACCTACTTCGCCGAGGGCGTCCCCTATGTCATCGTGAACATCGTCACCGTGGTCATGTACAAAACAATGGGGTTGCCCAACAGGCTGATCGGCCTCACGAGCCTCCTCTACCTCCCCTGGGTCATCAAGATGTTCTGGGGGCCGCTCGTTGATATGCGCTTGACCAAGAGAAGATGGATCATCGGCACCCAATTGACGATGGCCCTGTGCTTCATCGCGACTGCCCTGGTGATCCAGACCGATCTGTTCTTCCCGCTCTCCCTCCTTCTCTTCAGCCTCATCGCGTTCACCTCCGCCACCCACGACATCGCGACTGACGGGTTCTACATGCTGAGCCTCTCGCGAGATGATCAGGCCCTCTACGCGGGTGTCCGCAGCACATTCTACAGGCTCGCGATGATCTTTGCCTCCGGCGGCCTGGTCGTTCTCGCGGGCGCGATCGAGAGAAGAACAGACCTCATCCGCCGGGGTTGGACAACCGCCCTCGGCGTGGCGGGCATTATCTTTCTTTGCCTGGCGTTCTTTCACAGGTTCTACCTCCCCTTCCCGCACCTTGATGCCGGACGCGCCAGGCCATTGAGGTCTCCGAGCCGGCCCGGCAATTCAGATTTCCTCCACGTGTTCAAAAGCTACTTCTCCCAGTCCATGATTATCCCCATTGTGGCGTTCATCCTCCTGTACCGCCTTGGGGAGGCAATGCTCGTGAAGATGGCGCAGCCGTTTTTCCTCGACCCTGTCGCAAAAGGGGGGCTCGGCCTCGCGACCGAGACCGTCGGCGCACTTTACGGAACCGTGGGGACGGGCTTCCTTCTCGCGGGGGGCATCCTTGGTGGATGGCTCATATCCCGCTTCGGTTTTAAGAGATGCATCTGGCCGATGGCGCTCGCCCTCAATCTCCCCGATCTCAGCTATGTCTATCTCGCGTGGGCGCGGCCTTCGCTCGTGACCACCTACGCCCTCGTGGCCGCCGAGCAGTTCGGCTATGGTCTGGGATTCACGGCCTTCACGATCTTCCTCATGTATATTGCGCGGGAGCCGTTCAAAACCTCCCACTACGCCATTTCCACCGGCCTCATGGCATTCGGCATGATGATCCCCGGCGCGCTGAGCGGATACATACAGGAGAGGCTCGGGTACCTCACCTTCTTCTGCCTTGTCTGCCTCCTCACGATCCCCGGTATGATCATGATCTGCTTCATACCTAAAGATAACGTTTGA